Sequence from the Kineosporia succinea genome:
CGGGCCGGCGCAGTCCCTCGCAGCACTCGACGGTGCTGGTCTTGCCGGCGCCGTTGGGGCCGAGCACGGCGGTGACGGCGCCCGCGACGGCGGAGAACGAGGCGCCGTCGACGGCGAGCTTCGCTCCGTAACGCTTCATCAGCCCGGTCACCTCGACCGCGGCGTCACCTGATGCAGTACTGCCTGACTCGACGCGCACACCTCCACCATAGGGAAGAAGCGGGGGCGGTTCGGCACGACCCCGCCGTCGAGCGGCCCGCCCGGCGTGGTTCCCTGGTCCGGCAACCCGCGACAAACGGTGTTCACGACGGCGGAAAACACCCAAGTTAGGTTTACCTTCCGTGACGCACCAGACAGAACCCGTGAGGGGCAAGCACACCCTCCCGGCTTGAGGCGGGCGTCGAATAACGTCACACTGGTGTGGTGGAAATGACCGAGACCGACTCCGAAGCCGGTCGCATGGAGGATCGGGGCACCCGTGACCGGGTGTCGCGCGAGATCCTGCATCACGGTCCGATCACCGCGAGTGACCTGGCGGCCACGCTCGGGCTGACGCCCGCGGCGGTGCGCCGGCACCTGGACACCCTGACAGACCAGGGTCTCGTCTGCACGTGGGACCCTCCCGAGGGCACCCCCCGGCGGCGGGGCCGTCCGGCCCGGCTCTTCGTGCTGACCGACGCGGGTCACTCCGTGATGTCGACCGCGTACGACGACCTGGCCGTGCAGCTGCTCGAGTTCCTGGCCGAGACGGCCGGGCCCGACGCCGTGCGCGAGTTCGCCGTGGTGCGGGCCGAACGGCTCGCCCAGCGCTACCGTCCCGCCGTCGATGCGGCCGGGGGAGACCCCCACCGCCGGGCCGGAGCTCTGGCCCAGGCCCTCAGCACGGATGGATACGCGGCCAGCGTGCGTTCACTCGAGGAGCGGGGCCGCGCGCACGAGGAGCAGACCACCCGGCAGACGGGTAAGCAGCTGTGCCAGGGGCACTGCCCGGTCCAGCAGGTCGCCGCCCAGTTCCCGCAGCTGTGCGAGGCCGAGACGCACGCGTTCTCCAACCTTCTCGGGGTCCACGTGCAGCGGCTCGCCACGCTCGCCCACGGGGAGCACGTCTGCACCACCCACATTCCCCTGAGCGCGGTCTCGGCCACGCTCGACACACGTAACCCGACCGGCCGGCCCGAGTCAGCACCCGGGCCGGATGTCACGTCACAAGAGGAGAAAGCAGCCGATGAGCACCGTGTCGCATCCTGAACTCGAGGGCCTCGGGCGGTACGAGTTCGGCTGGGCCGACTCCGACGCCGCCGGCGCGGCCGCCCAGCGTGGCCTGTCCGAGGCTGTCGTGCGCGACATCTCGGCCAAGAAGAACGAGCCCGAGTGGATGCTGAACCAGCGTCTCAAGGGCCTCAAGCTGTTCGGCAAGAAGCCCATGCCGACCTGGGGCTCCGACCTGTCGGGCATCGACTTCGACAACATCAAGTACTTCGTGCGCTCCACCGAGAAGCAGGCCACCTCGTGGGACGACCTGCCCGACGACATCAAGAGCACCTACGACCGCCTGGGCATCCCGGAGGCCGAGAAGCAGCGACTCGTCGCCGGCGTCGCCGCGCAGTACGAGTCCGAGGTGGTCTACCACCAGATCAACGAGGAACTCGAGAAGCAGGGTGTCATCTTCGTCGACACCGACACGGGTCTGCGTGACTACCCGGAGCTCTTCCAGGAGTACTTCGGCACGGTCATCCCGGTGGGCGACAACAAGTTCGCCTCGCTGAACAGCGCCGTGTGGTCGGGTGGCTCGTTCATCTACGTGCCCAAGGGCGTCCACGTCGAGATCCCGCTGCAGGCCTACTTCCGGATCAACACCGAGAACATGGGCCAGTTCGAGCGCACGCTGATCATCGCCGACGAGGGCTCGTACGTGCACTACGTCGAGGGCTGCACGGCGCCGATCTACAGCTCCGACTCGCTGCACTCGGCCGTCGTCGAGATCGTCGTGAAGAAGGACGCCCGCGTCCGCTACACGACCATCCAGAACTGGTCGAACAACGTGTACAACCTGGTCACCAAGCGGGCCACCGCCGCCGAGGGCGCCACCATGGAGTGGGTCGACGGCAACATCGGCTCCAAGGTCACCATGAAGTACCCGGCCATCTACCTGATGGGTGAGCACGCCAACGGCGAGACGCTGTCGATCGCGTTCGCCGGTGAGGGCCAGCACCAGGACGCCGGCGCCAAGATGGTGCACGCCGCGCCGCACACCAAGTCGTCCATCGTCTCCAAGTCGGTGGCCCGGGGCGGTGGCCGCACCTCCTACCGCGGTCTGCTGCAGGTGCTCGAGGGCTCGCACCACTCGGCCAGCACGGTGCGGTGCGACGCGCTGCTGGTCGACACGATCAGCCGGTCCGACACCTACCCCTACGTCGACGTCCGCGAGGACGACGTGACGCTGGGCCACGAGGCCACGGTCTCCAAGGTGAG
This genomic interval carries:
- a CDS encoding helix-turn-helix transcriptional regulator, giving the protein MTETDSEAGRMEDRGTRDRVSREILHHGPITASDLAATLGLTPAAVRRHLDTLTDQGLVCTWDPPEGTPRRRGRPARLFVLTDAGHSVMSTAYDDLAVQLLEFLAETAGPDAVREFAVVRAERLAQRYRPAVDAAGGDPHRRAGALAQALSTDGYAASVRSLEERGRAHEEQTTRQTGKQLCQGHCPVQQVAAQFPQLCEAETHAFSNLLGVHVQRLATLAHGEHVCTTHIPLSAVSATLDTRNPTGRPESAPGPDVTSQEEKAADEHRVAS
- the sufB gene encoding Fe-S cluster assembly protein SufB — translated: MSTVSHPELEGLGRYEFGWADSDAAGAAAQRGLSEAVVRDISAKKNEPEWMLNQRLKGLKLFGKKPMPTWGSDLSGIDFDNIKYFVRSTEKQATSWDDLPDDIKSTYDRLGIPEAEKQRLVAGVAAQYESEVVYHQINEELEKQGVIFVDTDTGLRDYPELFQEYFGTVIPVGDNKFASLNSAVWSGGSFIYVPKGVHVEIPLQAYFRINTENMGQFERTLIIADEGSYVHYVEGCTAPIYSSDSLHSAVVEIVVKKDARVRYTTIQNWSNNVYNLVTKRATAAEGATMEWVDGNIGSKVTMKYPAIYLMGEHANGETLSIAFAGEGQHQDAGAKMVHAAPHTKSSIVSKSVARGGGRTSYRGLLQVLEGSHHSASTVRCDALLVDTISRSDTYPYVDVREDDVTLGHEATVSKVSEDQLFYLMSRGMTEEEAMAMIVRGFVEPIARELPMEYALELNRLIELQMEGAVG